One region of Synechococcus elongatus PCC 11801 genomic DNA includes:
- the rpsD gene encoding 30S ribosomal protein S4, with amino-acid sequence MSRYRGPRLRIVRRLGDLPGLTRKAARRSYPPGQHGQARRKRSEYAIRLEEKQKLRFNYGLSERQLVRYVKKARRMQGSTGTNLLQLMEMRLDNIIFRLGFAPTIPGARQLVNHGHITVNGRVVDIASYNCRPGEVIGVRQREASRKLVTANLEYPGLSNVPVHLDLDKNKLEAKVTGNCEREWVALQINELLVVEYYSRKV; translated from the coding sequence ATGTCTCGATATAGAGGCCCACGCCTCAGAATTGTACGGCGCTTGGGGGACCTACCTGGTCTCACCCGTAAGGCTGCTCGTCGGTCTTACCCCCCTGGTCAGCACGGCCAAGCCCGGCGCAAGCGCTCAGAGTACGCGATTCGTCTTGAAGAAAAGCAAAAGCTTCGCTTTAACTACGGCTTGTCGGAACGACAACTGGTTCGCTACGTGAAGAAGGCGCGCCGTATGCAAGGGTCCACCGGGACCAACTTGCTGCAGCTGATGGAAATGCGCCTTGACAACATCATCTTTCGTCTTGGCTTTGCGCCCACGATCCCGGGTGCTCGTCAGCTGGTCAACCACGGCCACATCACGGTCAATGGCCGCGTCGTGGACATTGCGAGCTACAACTGCCGCCCCGGTGAAGTGATTGGAGTTCGTCAGCGAGAAGCCTCTCGCAAACTGGTGACGGCCAACCTGGAATACCCAGGTCTCTCTAACGTGCCTGTGCACCTCGACCTTGACAAAAACAAGCTCGAAGCAAAAGTGACCGGTAATTGCGAGCGCGAATGGGTTGCGCTGCAAATTAACGAACTACTGGTGGTCGAGTACTACTCGCGCAAAGTGTAG
- a CDS encoding 2-isopropylmalate synthase — MASASSNDRILIFDTTLRDGEQSPGASLNLEEKLAIARQLARLNVDIIEAGFAFASPGDFEAVQRIAAEVGTADGPTICSLARATRQDIKAAAEALAPAAKGRIHTFIATSDIHLEYKLKKSRAEVLAVIPEMVGYAASLVEDVEFSPEDAGRSDPEFLYECLEAAIAAGAKTINIPDTVGYTTPSEFGGLIAGIRHNVRNIDQAIISVHGHNDLGLAVANFLEAIKNGARQLECTINGIGERAGNAALEELVMALHVRRQYFNPFLGRPAESEAPLTQINTREIYKTSRLVSNLTGMLVQPNKAIVGANAFAHESGIHQDGVLKNKLTYEIVDAETIGLSTNRITLGKLSGRNAFRTRLQELGYELSEDDLNRAFLRFKELADKKREVTDRDLEAIVNDETQQAPELFKLELVQVSAGDHARPTATVTLRTPEGEELTDAAIGTGPVDAIYRAINRVVNIPNELIEFSVKSVTAGIDAIGEVTIRLRHDDRIFSGHSANTDILVASAQAYIHALNRLAEALQKDKPLHPQEPVTAGFGR; from the coding sequence ATGGCCAGCGCAAGCTCGAACGACCGGATTCTCATTTTCGATACCACGCTCCGGGATGGCGAACAGTCGCCCGGCGCAAGCCTGAACCTGGAAGAGAAACTGGCGATCGCGCGTCAACTGGCTCGACTGAATGTCGACATTATTGAAGCCGGTTTTGCCTTTGCGAGTCCCGGTGATTTTGAAGCGGTTCAGCGCATTGCTGCCGAAGTCGGCACAGCCGATGGCCCCACGATTTGCAGTTTGGCGCGAGCCACTCGTCAGGATATTAAGGCGGCGGCGGAAGCACTCGCACCAGCGGCAAAAGGGCGCATCCATACCTTCATCGCCACTTCTGATATTCACCTCGAATACAAGCTCAAGAAGAGTCGGGCTGAGGTGTTGGCCGTCATCCCTGAGATGGTTGGCTATGCTGCCTCGCTGGTAGAGGATGTCGAGTTCTCGCCCGAAGATGCTGGCCGCTCCGATCCAGAGTTCCTCTATGAATGCCTAGAAGCGGCGATCGCGGCGGGAGCCAAGACGATCAACATTCCCGACACGGTCGGTTACACGACCCCGAGCGAATTTGGGGGCTTGATTGCTGGCATTAGGCACAATGTTCGCAATATCGACCAAGCGATTATTTCCGTCCACGGCCACAACGACTTAGGCTTGGCCGTCGCCAATTTCCTCGAAGCGATCAAGAATGGTGCACGCCAGTTGGAATGCACAATCAATGGCATCGGAGAGCGAGCTGGCAATGCGGCGCTGGAAGAGCTGGTGATGGCGCTGCATGTGCGGCGGCAGTACTTTAATCCTTTCTTGGGCCGTCCTGCAGAATCGGAAGCACCGCTGACTCAAATCAACACCCGCGAAATTTATAAAACCTCGCGCTTGGTCTCCAACTTGACCGGCATGTTGGTGCAGCCGAATAAGGCGATCGTGGGAGCGAATGCATTTGCGCATGAGTCGGGTATTCACCAAGATGGCGTTCTCAAGAACAAGCTGACCTACGAAATCGTTGATGCTGAAACGATTGGCCTCAGCACCAATCGCATTACCCTCGGCAAACTGTCCGGACGGAATGCCTTCCGCACTCGTTTGCAGGAGCTGGGCTATGAGCTCAGCGAGGACGATTTGAATCGTGCCTTCCTGCGCTTCAAGGAGTTGGCAGATAAAAAACGGGAAGTCACCGATCGCGATCTGGAAGCGATCGTCAATGACGAAACTCAGCAAGCCCCTGAGCTGTTCAAGCTAGAGCTGGTGCAAGTGTCGGCGGGCGATCATGCCCGTCCCACAGCAACCGTGACGCTGCGCACTCCCGAAGGGGAAGAACTGACCGATGCGGCGATCGGCACAGGACCAGTCGATGCTATTTATCGAGCCATCAATCGCGTCGTCAATATCCCGAATGAGCTGATCGAGTTCTCGGTCAAGTCGGTAACGGCTGGGATTGACGCGATCGGGGAAGTGACGATTCGTCTGCGCCATGACGATCGCATTTTCTCAGGGCATTCAGCCAATACCGATATTCTCGTTGCCTCGGCTCAAGCCTACATCCACGCACTCAACCGTTTGGCTGAGGCACTCCAAAAAGATAAGCCGCTGCACCCACAAGAACCGGTCACTGCGGGCTTCGGCCGCTAA
- the ntrB gene encoding nitrate ABC transporter permease gives MVTARETRRNGSRSSGLKKWRQKLDGILLPLAGILGFLIIWQIFSSSGATRLPGPLSLFTEERTRELLLYPFLDRGGLDKGLFWQTIASLTRVAQGFSIAAIVGISVGILVGLNRTLNATLDPLFQFLRMIAPLAWVPIALVAFQQNQPAAIFVIFITAVWPILINTAEGVRQIPQDYNNVARVLRMSKSKYLIKVVLPAALPYIFTGLRIAIGLSWLAIIAAEIVMSGIVGIGFFIWDAYQQNYVSDIILAVIYIGAVGLLLDRCVAWLQRWILRNM, from the coding sequence ATGGTTACTGCACGGGAAACAAGACGAAACGGCAGTCGTTCCTCTGGCTTGAAGAAATGGCGTCAAAAGCTAGACGGTATCTTGCTACCGCTAGCAGGAATCTTGGGCTTCCTCATCATTTGGCAGATCTTTTCTAGCAGCGGGGCAACCCGCTTGCCCGGCCCGCTCAGCCTATTCACAGAGGAGAGAACGCGGGAATTACTGCTCTATCCCTTCTTGGATCGCGGCGGGCTGGATAAAGGTCTGTTCTGGCAGACGATCGCCAGCTTGACGCGGGTTGCCCAGGGCTTTTCAATTGCTGCCATTGTTGGTATTTCAGTTGGCATCTTGGTGGGCTTAAATCGCACACTCAATGCCACGTTGGATCCGCTCTTCCAGTTCCTGCGCATGATTGCGCCGCTGGCTTGGGTGCCGATCGCATTGGTTGCCTTCCAGCAAAACCAGCCTGCTGCTATCTTCGTCATTTTCATCACGGCAGTTTGGCCCATTTTGATCAACACGGCGGAAGGCGTTCGTCAGATTCCCCAGGACTACAACAACGTGGCCCGAGTGCTGCGGATGTCGAAAAGTAAGTATCTGATCAAGGTTGTCTTACCAGCAGCTCTGCCTTACATCTTCACGGGTCTACGCATTGCGATCGGTTTGTCTTGGTTGGCAATTATTGCTGCTGAAATCGTGATGTCTGGCATCGTTGGCATCGGCTTTTTTATCTGGGATGCCTATCAGCAAAACTACGTCAGCGACATCATTCTGGCTGTGATTTATATCGGTGCTGTTGGCTTGTTACTCGATCGCTGTGTGGCTTGGCTTCAACGCTGGATTCTACGCAATATGTAA
- the yidD gene encoding membrane protein insertion efficiency factor YidD, translated as MKLLLMALIQFYRRWISPLTPASCRFYPTCSQYGLEAIDRFGPLKGSWLTIRRILRCHPFHPGGYDPVPPLPSCACGKTPCD; from the coding sequence ATGAAATTGCTGCTTATGGCCTTGATCCAGTTCTATCGCCGCTGGATTTCGCCATTGACTCCCGCTAGTTGTCGCTTCTATCCGACCTGCTCCCAGTACGGGCTGGAAGCGATCGATCGCTTTGGCCCCCTCAAAGGCAGTTGGCTAACCATTCGTCGCATTCTCCGTTGCCACCCTTTTCATCCCGGCGGTTATGATCCGGTTCCGCCCTTGCCCTCCTGTGCCTGCGGAAAGACACCATGCGACTAG
- a CDS encoding CmpA/NrtA family ABC transporter substrate-binding protein, translating into MNEFRPVNRRQFLFTLGATAASSILLKACGNPPSSTGDSSSSTTQPIAAGAGDLEVKTIKLGYIPIFESAPLIIGREKGFFAKYGLDVEVSKQASWAAARDNVILGSAGGGIDGGQWQMPMPALLTEGAISNGQKVPMYVLACLNTQGNGIAVSNQLKAQNLGLNLTPNRDFILNYPQTNGRKFKASYTFPNANQDLWIRYWFASAGIDPDQDIELLTVPSAETLQSMRNGTIDCFSTGDPWPSRIANDGIGYQAALTGQMWPFHPEEFLAVRADWVDKHPKATIALLMGLMEAQQWCDQRENRAEMAKILSGRNFFNVPVSILQPILEGQIKVGADGKDLNNFEAGPLFWKSPRGSVSYPYKGLTLWFLIESMRWGFNKQVLPDIAAAQKLNDRVTREDLWQEAAKKLGVPAADIPTGSSRGTETFFDGITYNPENPQAYLQSLKIKRA; encoded by the coding sequence ATGAACGAATTTCGTCCAGTCAATCGTCGTCAGTTTCTGTTCACCCTTGGTGCAACAGCAGCCAGTTCTATTTTGCTAAAAGCCTGTGGTAACCCTCCTTCATCTACTGGCGATAGCAGTTCCAGCACAACTCAGCCGATCGCCGCTGGCGCAGGTGATCTCGAAGTCAAAACGATCAAATTGGGCTACATTCCCATTTTTGAATCAGCCCCACTGATCATTGGCCGCGAAAAAGGATTTTTTGCCAAGTATGGCTTGGATGTTGAAGTTTCCAAACAAGCCAGCTGGGCTGCTGCTCGCGATAACGTTATCTTGGGCTCCGCTGGCGGTGGCATTGATGGTGGTCAGTGGCAAATGCCCATGCCTGCCTTGCTGACTGAGGGCGCAATCAGTAATGGCCAGAAAGTACCCATGTATGTCCTGGCTTGTCTCAATACTCAGGGCAATGGCATTGCTGTCTCCAATCAGCTCAAAGCCCAGAATCTGGGTTTAAACCTCACCCCCAATCGCGACTTTATCCTGAACTATCCGCAAACTAACGGCCGTAAGTTCAAGGCCTCTTATACCTTCCCCAACGCCAACCAAGATCTTTGGATTCGCTACTGGTTTGCATCAGCTGGGATTGATCCCGATCAGGATATTGAGCTCCTGACTGTTCCCAGTGCAGAAACGTTGCAAAGCATGCGCAATGGCACGATCGATTGCTTTAGTACTGGGGATCCTTGGCCGTCGCGAATTGCCAATGATGGCATCGGTTATCAAGCGGCTCTGACGGGGCAAATGTGGCCGTTCCACCCCGAAGAGTTCCTCGCCGTACGAGCGGACTGGGTCGACAAACATCCGAAAGCCACGATCGCCCTACTGATGGGCTTGATGGAAGCGCAGCAATGGTGTGACCAGCGGGAAAACCGGGCAGAAATGGCCAAGATCCTCTCTGGTCGGAACTTCTTCAATGTGCCGGTTTCGATCTTGCAGCCGATTCTGGAAGGTCAAATCAAAGTTGGAGCGGATGGTAAAGATCTCAACAACTTTGAGGCTGGTCCCCTCTTCTGGAAGAGCCCTCGCGGCAGTGTCTCCTATCCCTACAAGGGTTTGACCCTGTGGTTCCTGATCGAATCGATGCGCTGGGGCTTCAACAAGCAAGTACTACCGGATATTGCCGCTGCTCAGAAACTCAATGATCGCGTGACTCGCGAAGACCTATGGCAAGAAGCCGCCAAGAAATTGGGCGTGCCAGCGGCGGATATTCCAACAGGTTCTAGCCGTGGTACCGAGACCTTCTTTGATGGCATCACTTACAACCCAGAAAATCCGCAAGCGTATCTCCAGAGCTTGAAGATTAAACGGGCTTAA
- a CDS encoding nitrate ABC transporter ATP-binding protein (This model describes the ATP binding subunits of ATP-binding cassette (ABC) transporters for nitrate transport, or for bicarbonate transport, in bacteria and archaea.): MQTLRHHQPTALSSPGRDPFLVVENVSKIYETPKGPYTVLDGVNLTVQEGEFICVIGHSGCGKSTLLNMVSGFNQPSYGSVRLKGQEIDRPGPDRMVVFQNYALLPWMTAFENVYLAVDCVNPQMREGEKREIVREHLAMVGLTEAADKKITQISGGMKQRVAIARALSIRPEVLILDEPFGALDAITKEELQEELLKIWNDHRCTVLMITHDIDEALFLADRLVMMTNGPSAKIGEILEIPFPRPRDRERIMEDPQYYDLRNYALDFLYNRFAHDDE, translated from the coding sequence ATGCAAACCCTACGTCACCATCAGCCGACGGCGCTTTCCTCGCCGGGGCGTGATCCCTTCCTAGTTGTCGAGAATGTCTCCAAAATCTACGAGACACCTAAAGGACCCTACACCGTTCTTGATGGCGTTAATCTCACCGTTCAAGAAGGCGAATTCATCTGCGTGATTGGCCACTCGGGCTGTGGCAAATCAACGCTCTTGAACATGGTTTCGGGATTCAATCAACCGTCCTATGGTTCCGTGCGCTTAAAGGGTCAAGAAATCGATCGCCCCGGTCCCGATCGCATGGTGGTGTTCCAAAACTATGCGCTCCTGCCTTGGATGACAGCCTTTGAGAACGTCTACCTCGCAGTGGATTGTGTGAACCCCCAAATGCGGGAAGGAGAAAAGCGGGAAATAGTCCGCGAACACCTCGCCATGGTTGGCTTGACGGAAGCGGCTGATAAGAAAATCACCCAAATTTCGGGCGGGATGAAACAACGGGTGGCGATCGCACGGGCTCTCTCGATTCGTCCTGAAGTGCTGATTCTGGATGAGCCGTTTGGGGCACTCGATGCGATTACCAAGGAGGAGTTGCAGGAAGAGCTACTCAAAATCTGGAACGATCATCGCTGCACCGTGCTGATGATTACCCACGACATTGATGAAGCCCTGTTCCTTGCCGATCGCTTGGTGATGATGACCAATGGTCCATCAGCCAAGATTGGCGAAATTTTGGAAATTCCCTTCCCGCGTCCCCGCGATCGCGAGCGAATTATGGAAGACCCGCAGTACTACGACCTGCGCAACTACGCGTTGGATTTTCTCTACAACCGCTTTGCCCACGACGACGAGTAA
- a CDS encoding YbjN domain-containing protein: protein MAVSSAETTLESLDVTATAPLDYIDIIETVISSLADADSAQVSHTGSGTIWKFRYGQLEVFVQLTGSSEDDLFTVWSKVFPLSTPADASLLHRLLTLNWAETLEARFALYDDHVTMVASRTVADLSAGEISRAITLVASIAATYVDGLPA, encoded by the coding sequence ATGGCTGTGTCTTCCGCTGAAACGACTCTAGAATCCTTGGACGTCACTGCGACTGCGCCGCTAGATTACATCGACATCATCGAGACCGTCATCAGCAGCTTGGCCGACGCCGACAGTGCCCAAGTCAGTCACACGGGGAGCGGCACTATTTGGAAGTTTCGCTATGGGCAGCTCGAAGTCTTTGTCCAACTGACAGGATCGAGTGAAGACGACCTGTTTACGGTGTGGTCCAAGGTGTTTCCGCTGAGCACGCCGGCAGATGCCAGTCTTCTGCACCGCTTGCTCACTCTCAACTGGGCAGAGACCTTGGAAGCTCGGTTTGCGCTATACGACGATCACGTCACGATGGTCGCAAGCCGCACTGTGGCCGATCTCTCAGCGGGCGAAATTTCGCGAGCCATCACCTTGGTAGCCAGTATTGCTGCCACCTATGTCGATGGACTGCCCGCCTAA
- a CDS encoding sulfite exporter TauE/SafE family protein → MLTLFLIGIGAGLLAGLLGVGGGVLMVPVLVGLGVSPIQAFGTSNLAIVITSIAGTWQNWRSGNLQAASIWQLGLPAIATAQLGVWIAQKLSAATLLLGIAGLYLLNIFLVELRQWLNRSREKAIDQQPRPTLAAIVLTGSLGGILAGLFGIGGGTLMVPLQVLLMGVPIKTAVQTSLGVIIVTACSALTGYAIAGDVLWREGLWLGLGGLLGVQVTTRLLPKLPSLLVQRCFQLLLLTFAIYFIWKAQNP, encoded by the coding sequence ATGCTGACATTGTTCCTGATTGGGATCGGCGCTGGCCTCTTAGCAGGGTTACTGGGGGTTGGCGGTGGTGTCTTAATGGTTCCGGTCTTGGTTGGCTTGGGCGTCAGTCCGATCCAAGCCTTCGGCACCAGCAATCTCGCGATCGTGATCACCTCGATTGCTGGGACTTGGCAAAACTGGCGATCGGGTAATTTGCAAGCCGCTAGCATTTGGCAACTGGGACTACCGGCGATCGCAACTGCTCAGTTGGGCGTATGGATTGCTCAAAAGCTGTCAGCGGCGACGTTGCTGCTGGGAATTGCTGGTCTCTATTTACTCAATATTTTCTTGGTGGAGTTACGCCAGTGGCTCAACCGATCGCGAGAGAAAGCGATCGATCAGCAACCACGTCCAACACTGGCTGCTATTGTCTTGACCGGTTCCCTCGGCGGCATCTTAGCGGGGTTGTTTGGCATTGGCGGCGGCACGTTGATGGTGCCTCTGCAAGTCCTCTTGATGGGCGTTCCGATTAAAACAGCAGTTCAGACCAGTCTGGGCGTGATCATCGTCACGGCTTGCTCAGCGCTGACGGGCTACGCGATCGCGGGGGATGTTCTCTGGCGGGAGGGTTTATGGCTGGGGCTGGGCGGTCTGCTGGGGGTGCAAGTCACGACTCGACTCTTGCCCAAACTACCCTCCCTGTTGGTGCAGCGCTGCTTTCAACTGCTACTGCTGACCTTTGCGATCTATTTCATTTGGAAAGCGCAAAACCCCTAA
- a CDS encoding lipoate--protein ligase family protein, producing MPFSTRSWQLLPWLVASGDWQMALDDWLLEEVRRDRRPPTFRLFSWPEPTLSLGWHQASFSTNWSCPIVRRPTGGRAVLHGGDLCYSLVTPAPADRDRRQTYCLLSQFLRQAFQRLEQPLITGSDRPDRTAIDCFARATVADLRLADGRKCIGSAQLWRDRTVLQQGSIQLHPPDCWPQVLGTTPPPVLDLPIATLATTLVSSFADCYGLNLTDGSLTAADWQAVDERRSRFQIHKPPSPLTQ from the coding sequence GTGCCCTTCTCAACACGGTCTTGGCAACTGCTGCCTTGGCTCGTCGCATCTGGCGACTGGCAGATGGCCTTGGATGATTGGCTGTTGGAAGAGGTGCGTCGCGATCGCCGACCCCCAACGTTTCGACTCTTTAGCTGGCCCGAACCGACTCTCTCTTTGGGCTGGCATCAGGCTTCCTTCTCGACCAATTGGTCTTGCCCCATCGTGCGTCGACCAACAGGGGGGCGAGCTGTCTTGCATGGCGGCGACCTTTGCTATTCCTTGGTAACGCCTGCGCCCGCCGATCGCGATCGCCGTCAGACCTACTGCCTTCTCTCGCAGTTCCTCCGACAGGCGTTTCAGCGTTTGGAGCAGCCCCTGATCACAGGCAGCGATCGCCCCGATCGCACAGCGATCGATTGCTTTGCTCGCGCAACGGTTGCTGATTTACGACTCGCGGACGGACGCAAGTGTATTGGCAGCGCTCAGCTTTGGCGCGATCGCACCGTCCTGCAGCAAGGCTCAATTCAGCTGCACCCCCCCGATTGCTGGCCCCAGGTCTTGGGGACAACACCGCCACCAGTTCTCGACCTCCCGATCGCCACTCTCGCGACCACATTGGTCAGTAGCTTCGCGGATTGTTATGGCCTGAACCTAACTGATGGGTCCTTGACAGCTGCGGATTGGCAGGCTGTTGATGAGCGGCGATCGCGGTTCCAGATCCACAAGCCACCGTCACCGCTCACCCAGTAA
- a CDS encoding nitrate ABC transporter ATP-binding protein (This model describes the ATP binding subunits of ATP-binding cassette (ABC) transporters for nitrate transport, or for bicarbonate transport, in bacteria and archaea.), with amino-acid sequence MSLFVAVENIEKSFPLSGGNEYLALKGIDLEIKQGEFISLIGHSGCGKSTLLNLIAGLELPTDGAVSLEGQQITAPGPDRMVVFQNYSLFPWLTVRENIALAVDEVLRDLPKEERQAIVEEHIQLVGLGHAADKPPAQLSGGMKQRVAIARGLATRPKLLLLDEPFGALDALTRGNLQEKLMQICEENHVTAVMVTHDVDEAVLLSDRIVMLTNGPGSKIGGILEVDIPRPRKRMDVVHHPSYYSLRSEIIYFLNQQKRVKKLNARKVTTVARHGLEKVNLEIGYVPLMACAPLVVAQEKGFFAKHGLDEVSLVRETSWRGIVDGLSGNYLDAAQMPSGMPVWMSVGGHGDRPLPIVSSLTMSRNGNGITLSKALYDEGIRTVDDFRNLLRSTADKQHIMGIVHPASMHNLLLRYWLAANQIDPDREVQLRTIPPAQMVADLKDGTIDGYCIGEPWNAWAAQKDVGFTIANDLEIWNGHPGKVLGVREDWANRYPNSHVALVKALLEACQYCEDPANWDELRDLLSDRRYLSCPKEYIQFSQTTDGSPDLTVPHHRFAGAGVNRPSRTEHLWIMTQLARWGDIPFPRNWVEILERVCRVGVFSTAARELGLSEVVSYQRTTPVELFDGVPFNAEDPIAYLNSLPIHRDFSVAEIALDQPRAIAA; translated from the coding sequence ATGAGTCTATTTGTTGCTGTTGAAAACATTGAAAAATCATTCCCTCTGAGTGGTGGGAATGAATACCTTGCCCTCAAGGGAATTGATCTGGAAATCAAACAAGGGGAATTCATCTCGCTGATTGGCCACTCCGGCTGCGGGAAATCGACCCTGCTCAACCTGATCGCTGGCCTTGAATTACCGACAGATGGTGCAGTCAGTCTGGAGGGTCAGCAGATCACAGCACCAGGGCCAGACCGGATGGTGGTCTTCCAGAACTACTCGCTTTTCCCTTGGCTAACGGTGCGCGAAAATATTGCACTGGCCGTTGATGAAGTGCTGCGCGATCTGCCGAAAGAAGAACGGCAAGCGATCGTGGAAGAGCACATCCAACTGGTGGGCTTGGGGCATGCAGCGGATAAGCCACCTGCTCAACTTTCTGGTGGGATGAAACAACGGGTCGCGATCGCCCGAGGCTTAGCAACCCGACCAAAATTGCTGCTGCTGGATGAACCCTTTGGAGCACTGGATGCGCTGACCCGCGGCAATCTGCAAGAAAAGCTGATGCAGATTTGTGAAGAGAACCACGTCACGGCTGTGATGGTCACCCACGACGTTGATGAAGCAGTGCTGCTGTCTGACCGGATCGTGATGCTGACCAACGGCCCCGGCTCGAAAATTGGCGGCATTTTGGAAGTCGATATCCCTCGCCCGCGCAAGCGGATGGATGTGGTGCACCACCCCAGCTACTACAGTCTGCGATCGGAAATCATTTACTTCCTTAATCAGCAAAAGCGGGTCAAGAAACTCAATGCCCGCAAGGTGACTACCGTGGCGCGGCATGGTCTGGAAAAGGTCAACCTCGAAATTGGCTATGTGCCTCTGATGGCCTGCGCACCGCTGGTTGTCGCTCAAGAAAAAGGCTTCTTCGCCAAGCATGGGCTGGATGAAGTCAGCCTCGTACGGGAAACCAGTTGGCGCGGCATTGTTGATGGTCTGTCTGGCAACTACTTAGATGCTGCTCAGATGCCCTCTGGGATGCCGGTTTGGATGTCAGTCGGGGGGCATGGCGATCGCCCGCTGCCGATTGTCTCTTCACTGACCATGAGCCGGAATGGCAATGGCATCACGCTGTCGAAAGCCCTGTACGACGAGGGCATTCGGACGGTTGATGACTTCCGAAACTTGCTGCGCAGCACGGCAGACAAGCAGCACATCATGGGCATTGTCCATCCGGCTTCGATGCATAATCTGTTGCTGCGCTACTGGCTGGCGGCCAATCAGATCGATCCCGATCGCGAGGTGCAATTGCGCACGATTCCACCGGCGCAGATGGTGGCGGATCTCAAGGACGGCACGATCGATGGCTACTGCATCGGTGAACCGTGGAACGCTTGGGCCGCTCAGAAAGACGTCGGTTTCACGATCGCCAACGACCTCGAGATTTGGAACGGCCATCCGGGCAAAGTGCTCGGTGTTCGCGAAGACTGGGCCAACCGCTATCCCAACAGCCATGTGGCCTTGGTCAAGGCGCTACTGGAAGCCTGCCAATATTGCGAAGATCCCGCTAATTGGGATGAACTGCGCGACTTGCTGAGCGATCGCCGTTACCTGAGTTGCCCGAAGGAATACATCCAGTTCAGCCAGACGACCGATGGTAGCCCCGACCTGACGGTGCCTCACCATCGCTTTGCAGGCGCGGGCGTCAACCGTCCCAGCCGGACAGAGCATCTCTGGATCATGACCCAGCTGGCTCGCTGGGGTGATATCCCCTTCCCCCGCAACTGGGTTGAGATTCTAGAGCGCGTTTGTCGGGTGGGTGTCTTCAGCACGGCTGCCCGCGAACTGGGTCTTTCAGAAGTCGTGAGCTATCAGCGCACCACACCCGTCGAACTGTTTGATGGTGTGCCCTTCAACGCCGAAGACCCGATCGCCTACCTCAACTCCTTGCCAATTCACCGCGACTTCAGCGTGGCAGAAATCGCCCTCGATCAGCCTCGTGCGATCGCCGCCTAG
- a CDS encoding glutaredoxin family protein: protein MRLVLYSKDGCHLCEGLAEKLQQVRSLPIELEVRDISLNAQWFAAYQFEVPVLCRVESDGRETPLPRLAPRASLSQVESLLQRFNDRA, encoded by the coding sequence ATGCGACTAGTGCTCTACAGCAAAGACGGCTGTCATCTCTGTGAGGGACTGGCCGAAAAGCTGCAACAGGTGCGATCGCTGCCGATCGAGTTGGAAGTCCGCGATATCAGCCTCAATGCCCAGTGGTTTGCGGCCTATCAGTTTGAAGTCCCGGTACTTTGTCGAGTCGAATCCGATGGACGCGAGACCCCCTTGCCACGCTTAGCCCCCCGCGCCAGCCTCAGCCAAGTCGAAAGCCTGTTGCAACGCTTTAACGATCGCGCCTGA